Proteins encoded within one genomic window of Streptomyces taklimakanensis:
- a CDS encoding DUF2510 domain-containing protein, with the protein MTTPPGWYPDPGHTGPGPVPERWWDGSAWTEHTRAPSTVPGVAYGAYDPRAGGAFSPGPGPVPGPAHAHEPREGNRSPRGPLVAAVIAVAVVVSALMAGGLLLLGGFDGGDRTRPEAGDGASRTPGGDGKGPGGTPEEERPDDTPGTATDRANGVSVPVLEGWTETETDRGVWLATGSYPCPGEPSLTCVRGGVSLRAAERPPGSDVKEAAEEDIARNAEESYDTKGYGGVRSHRVVSAGEVTVAGRQGYRVRWRIVNEMKPDAYVESVVFPAPDDSGRLLVLRLGFDIHAEAPDVGDMDRIVSGVRAARGPGLAV; encoded by the coding sequence ATGACGACACCGCCCGGCTGGTACCCGGATCCCGGGCACACGGGCCCCGGTCCGGTACCGGAGCGCTGGTGGGACGGTTCCGCCTGGACCGAGCACACCCGGGCCCCCTCCACCGTCCCCGGCGTCGCGTACGGAGCGTACGACCCCCGCGCGGGAGGAGCCTTCTCCCCCGGCCCCGGCCCCGTCCCCGGCCCCGCTCACGCCCACGAACCGCGGGAGGGGAACCGGTCGCCGCGCGGCCCGCTGGTGGCCGCCGTCATAGCCGTCGCGGTCGTGGTGAGCGCGCTGATGGCCGGTGGGCTCCTGCTGCTCGGCGGCTTTGACGGCGGAGACCGGACGCGCCCCGAGGCGGGCGACGGGGCGAGCCGGACCCCCGGCGGAGACGGGAAGGGACCCGGCGGCACCCCCGAGGAGGAGCGGCCCGACGACACCCCCGGCACCGCCACCGACCGGGCCAACGGCGTCAGCGTGCCCGTCCTGGAGGGGTGGACCGAGACCGAGACGGACCGGGGCGTCTGGCTGGCCACCGGCTCCTACCCCTGTCCCGGTGAGCCCTCCCTGACCTGCGTCCGGGGCGGAGTCTCCCTGCGCGCCGCCGAGCGGCCGCCGGGATCGGACGTGAAGGAGGCGGCCGAGGAGGACATCGCCCGCAACGCCGAGGAGTCCTACGACACCAAGGGGTACGGCGGGGTGCGGAGCCACCGGGTGGTCTCCGCCGGAGAGGTCACCGTCGCGGGGCGGCAGGGTTACCGCGTCCGCTGGAGGATCGTCAACGAGATGAAGCCCGACGCGTACGTGGAGTCCGTGGTCTTCCCCGCCCCCGACGACAGCGGCCGACTGCTGGTGCTGCGCCTGGGCTTCGACATCCACGCGGAGGCCCCGGACGTCGGCGACATGGACCGCATCGTCTCGGGCGTCCGCGCCGCCCGGGGGCCGGGCCTGGCGGTCTGA
- a CDS encoding helical backbone metal receptor, with amino-acid sequence MRGVRAVPRVVSLVPSLTEAVAATAPDALVGATDWCTHPAGLDVVRVRGTKNPDLERIAALAPDLVVANEEENRPADLAALRDAGIEVLVTEVRTLPQAFTELDRVLTDGCGLPRPAWLDRAEAAWRDVRPVVDVAAVVPVWRRPWMVLGRDTFAGDVLARLGARNAYADHAERYPRVTVEELNEPGRADLVVLPDEPYRFTADDGPEAFPLRPAALVDGRHLTWYGPSLVEAPTVLGAALTAALDTTAPPR; translated from the coding sequence ATGAGGGGCGTCCGCGCCGTCCCCCGGGTGGTCTCGCTCGTCCCGTCGCTGACCGAGGCCGTCGCCGCCACCGCGCCGGACGCGCTGGTCGGGGCCACCGACTGGTGCACCCACCCGGCCGGACTGGACGTCGTCCGTGTGCGGGGCACCAAGAACCCCGACCTGGAGCGGATCGCGGCCCTCGCCCCCGACCTCGTCGTCGCCAACGAGGAGGAGAACCGTCCGGCCGACCTCGCCGCCCTGCGGGACGCCGGGATCGAGGTGCTGGTCACCGAGGTCCGCACGCTCCCGCAGGCGTTCACCGAGCTGGACCGGGTGCTCACCGATGGCTGCGGACTGCCCCGGCCCGCCTGGCTGGACCGGGCCGAGGCCGCCTGGCGGGACGTGCGCCCCGTCGTCGACGTCGCGGCCGTGGTGCCCGTCTGGCGGCGGCCGTGGATGGTGCTGGGCCGGGACACCTTCGCGGGGGACGTCCTGGCCCGTCTGGGAGCGCGCAACGCCTACGCGGACCACGCCGAGCGCTACCCGCGCGTCACCGTCGAGGAGCTGAACGAGCCCGGGCGCGCCGATCTCGTCGTCCTCCCCGACGAGCCCTACCGCTTCACCGCCGACGACGGGCCCGAGGCCTTCCCCCTGCGGCCCGCTGCCCTCGTCGACGGACGACACCTGACCTGGTACGGTCCCTCGTTGGTCGAGGCGCCCACGGTGCTCGGCGCGGCGCTCACCGCCGCGCTCGACACCACCGCTCCGCCACGCTGA
- a CDS encoding OsmC family protein, protein MATDHHYELVLNWTGNLGHGTGDYRAYSRNHEILADGRPPLPGSADPAFRGDPDRWNPEELLVSSLSQCHMLWYLHLCAAGGVVVTDYTDRPVGTMTTDATGGGRFTEVVLRPEVSVTEESMREKAVALHGEVGTVCFIARSVNFPVRHEPTVTVGTAAR, encoded by the coding sequence ATGGCGACCGACCACCACTACGAACTCGTCCTGAACTGGACCGGGAACCTCGGTCACGGGACCGGTGACTACCGTGCCTACAGTCGGAACCACGAGATCCTGGCCGACGGCAGGCCGCCCCTGCCCGGCTCCGCCGACCCCGCCTTCCGCGGCGACCCGGACCGCTGGAACCCGGAGGAACTGCTGGTCTCCTCGCTCTCCCAGTGCCACATGCTCTGGTACCTGCACCTGTGCGCGGCCGGGGGAGTGGTGGTCACCGACTACACCGACCGGCCCGTCGGCACGATGACGACGGACGCCACGGGCGGCGGTCGGTTCACCGAGGTGGTGCTGCGGCCGGAGGTGTCCGTCACCGAGGAGTCGATGCGGGAGAAGGCCGTGGCCCTGCACGGCGAGGTCGGGACGGTGTGCTTCATCGCCCGTTCCGTGAACTTCCCCGTGCGGCACGAGCCGACGGTGACGGTGGGAACGGCGGCACGATGA
- a CDS encoding 5'-3' exonuclease — MLLDTASLYYRAYFGVPESVKAPDGTPVNAVRGLLDFIARLVRDHRPDDLVACMDNDWRPAWRVELIPSYKAHRVAEGSAAGPDAEEVPDTLSPQIPVIEEVLDAVGIARLGADGYEADDVIGTLARRAAGPVDVVTGDRDLFQLVDDARGVRVLYPVRGMGDPSVVDEAALREKYGVASGSAYADLALLRGDPSDGLPGVPGVGEKTAARLLEAHGDAAGVLAAVDDPSSALTPAQRRKLEAAREYLAVAPKVVRVADDVPLPAVDPALPAEPSHARELGELAERWGLGGSLRRLLDALAE, encoded by the coding sequence ATGCTCCTCGACACCGCCTCCCTGTACTACCGCGCCTACTTCGGGGTCCCGGAGTCGGTGAAGGCCCCCGACGGCACCCCGGTCAACGCGGTGCGCGGCCTGCTGGACTTCATCGCCCGGCTGGTGCGCGACCACCGTCCGGACGACCTCGTCGCCTGTATGGACAACGACTGGCGGCCCGCCTGGCGGGTGGAGCTGATCCCCTCCTACAAGGCGCACCGGGTGGCCGAGGGGTCCGCCGCCGGCCCGGACGCGGAGGAGGTGCCCGACACCCTCTCCCCGCAGATCCCGGTCATCGAGGAGGTGCTGGACGCGGTCGGCATCGCCCGCCTCGGTGCGGACGGCTACGAGGCCGACGACGTCATCGGCACCCTCGCCCGCCGCGCGGCCGGTCCCGTGGACGTCGTCACCGGCGACCGCGACCTGTTCCAGCTCGTCGACGACGCGCGCGGGGTGCGGGTGCTCTACCCGGTCAGGGGCATGGGCGATCCCTCGGTCGTGGACGAGGCGGCGCTGCGCGAGAAGTACGGCGTGGCGAGCGGATCGGCGTACGCGGACCTGGCGCTGCTGCGCGGCGACCCGAGCGACGGCCTGCCGGGCGTTCCGGGCGTCGGCGAGAAGACGGCGGCCCGACTGCTGGAGGCCCACGGGGACGCGGCCGGCGTCCTGGCCGCGGTCGACGACCCGTCCTCCGCCCTGACCCCCGCCCAGCGCAGGAAGCTGGAGGCGGCGCGGGAGTACCTGGCCGTGGCGCCGAAGGTGGTGCGGGTCGCGGACGACGTGCCTCTGCCCGCGGTGGATCCGGCGCTCCCGGCCGAACCCTCGCACGCCCGGGAGCTGGGGGAGCTGGCCGAGCGGTGGGGGTTGGGCGGTTCCCTGCGGCGGTTGCTGGACGCTCTGGCCGAGTGA
- a CDS encoding SIP domain-containing protein: MAERPNRRTPRTNRARVVRRERLSPRMIRVVLGGEGLADFPAGAYTDHYVKLLFPVEGVRYPEPFDMAVVRENLPRDQWPVTRTYTVRRWDPRTCELTLDFVVHGDEGLAGPWATRVEPGEEILFLGPGGGYRPSPDADWHLMVGDESALPAVAASLEAVPDGAPVRAFVEVSGAEEEQVLALPPNAELRWLHRGAARVGDRLVEAVRALDFPPGEVQAFVHGEAGWVKELRRHLRTERKVPRERLSISGYWRLGQDEDGWQASKREWNARVEAEQEGAAR; this comes from the coding sequence GTGGCAGAACGTCCGAACCGCCGTACACCGCGTACGAACCGTGCCCGGGTGGTCCGCAGGGAACGGTTGAGCCCGCGGATGATCCGTGTGGTGCTCGGCGGCGAGGGCCTCGCGGACTTCCCGGCGGGCGCGTACACCGACCACTACGTCAAACTGCTGTTCCCGGTCGAGGGCGTGCGCTACCCCGAGCCGTTCGACATGGCCGTCGTCCGAGAGAACCTCCCGCGCGACCAGTGGCCGGTCACCCGCACCTACACCGTGCGCCGCTGGGATCCGCGGACGTGCGAGCTGACGCTGGACTTCGTCGTCCACGGCGACGAGGGCCTGGCCGGCCCCTGGGCGACGCGCGTCGAGCCCGGCGAGGAGATCCTCTTCCTGGGGCCGGGCGGTGGCTACCGCCCCTCCCCCGACGCCGACTGGCATCTGATGGTGGGCGACGAGAGCGCGCTGCCGGCCGTGGCCGCCTCCCTGGAGGCCGTCCCCGACGGGGCACCGGTGCGCGCCTTCGTCGAGGTCTCCGGAGCGGAGGAGGAGCAGGTTCTGGCCCTGCCCCCGAACGCCGAGCTGCGGTGGCTGCACCGCGGCGCCGCGCGGGTCGGGGACCGGCTGGTCGAGGCGGTGCGCGCGCTGGACTTCCCGCCCGGCGAGGTGCAGGCGTTCGTCCACGGCGAGGCGGGCTGGGTGAAGGAGCTCCGCCGCCACCTGCGCACCGAGCGGAAGGTGCCGCGCGAGCGGCTGTCGATCTCCGGCTACTGGCGCCTGGGCCAGGACGAGGACGGCTGGCAGGCGTCGAAGCGGGAGTGGAACGCGCGGGTGGAGGCGGAGCAGGAGGGCGCCGCCCGGTAG
- a CDS encoding Ca2+-dependent phosphoinositide-specific phospholipase C, translating into MRTPNRARLRRWGSAATALAAVAALSSAAQARPDDPTGRLRLNHIQVMATHNSYHREVSFAEQKLMERHDPDFANLLYSHASLPVQFAEQRVRGIELDVFPDPDGGLYADPLIRRAAGLPAPTDPAWREPGAKVLHWADFDHETGCVTLRRCLTQVRDWSRRNPGHVTVPILLELKSTDPRLEEMGGAKSPPWDTAALDALDAEIRAVFGEEEVITPDDVRRRGETLERSVLRHGWPTLAAARGTVMFLMDNGDGPVQDAYRAEGRESLQGRVLFTDSRPGRPDAAFVKWNDPTGENRAVIADLVERGYFVRTRADVPLEEAASGDTSRLRAALGSGAQMVSTDFPVPGMAARYGSDYTARLPEGTAVRCNPVSAPRGCRTGRLER; encoded by the coding sequence GTGCGCACCCCGAACAGAGCCCGGCTCCGCCGCTGGGGCTCCGCCGCGACCGCGCTCGCCGCCGTCGCGGCGCTGTCCTCGGCGGCCCAGGCCCGTCCCGACGACCCGACCGGGCGCCTGAGGCTCAACCACATCCAGGTGATGGCCACTCACAACAGCTACCACCGCGAAGTGTCCTTCGCGGAACAGAAGCTGATGGAGCGGCACGACCCCGACTTCGCGAACCTGCTGTACAGCCACGCCTCGTTGCCCGTGCAGTTCGCCGAACAACGCGTCCGCGGCATCGAGCTGGACGTCTTCCCCGATCCCGACGGCGGCCTGTACGCCGATCCCCTGATCCGCCGCGCCGCCGGGCTGCCCGCTCCCACCGACCCCGCCTGGCGCGAACCCGGCGCCAAGGTGCTGCACTGGGCCGACTTCGACCACGAGACCGGCTGCGTCACCCTGCGCAGGTGCCTCACCCAGGTCAGGGACTGGTCGCGGCGCAACCCCGGCCACGTCACCGTGCCGATCCTGCTGGAGCTCAAGAGCACGGACCCGCGCCTGGAGGAGATGGGCGGGGCGAAGAGCCCACCGTGGGACACCGCGGCGCTCGACGCGCTGGACGCGGAGATCCGCGCCGTCTTCGGCGAGGAGGAGGTCATCACCCCCGACGACGTCCGCCGCCGGGGCGAGACGCTGGAGCGGTCCGTCCTCCGCCACGGCTGGCCCACCCTGGCGGCGGCCCGCGGCACGGTGATGTTCCTGATGGACAACGGGGACGGACCGGTCCAGGACGCCTACCGGGCCGAGGGCCGCGAGAGCCTCCAGGGGCGGGTGCTGTTCACCGACTCGCGCCCCGGCCGCCCGGACGCCGCCTTCGTGAAGTGGAACGACCCCACCGGGGAGAACCGGGCGGTCATCGCGGACCTGGTGGAGCGCGGCTACTTCGTCCGCACCCGAGCCGACGTGCCGCTGGAGGAGGCGGCCTCGGGGGACACCTCCCGGCTGCGGGCCGCGCTGGGATCGGGGGCCCAGATGGTGAGCACCGACTTCCCCGTCCCCGGCATGGCGGCGCGGTACGGCTCCGACTACACCGCGCGGCTGCCGGAGGGGACCGCCGTCCGCTGCAACCCGGTCAGCGCGCCGCGGGGCTGCCGGACGGGGCGGCTGGAGCGCTGA
- a CDS encoding DEAD/DEAH box helicase, protein MTEDMSPAERYAAARLRAAEEASALTPFREMYDFELDAFQIEACKALEAGKGVLVAAPTGSGKTIVGEFAVHLALEQGRKCFYTTPIKALSNQKYNDLVKRYGAERVGLLTGDNSINSGAPVVVMTTEVLRNMLYAGSQALDGLGYVVMDEVHYLSDRFRGAVWEEVIIHLPDSVTLVSLSATVSNAEEFGDWLDTVRGDTEVIVSEHRPVPLWQHVLAGRRMYDLFEEKGGRREVNPDLVRMAQLENSRLPGFRDRRRGKPMREADRERERRRRSRIWTPSRPEVIAQLDSQGLLPAITFIFSRAGCEAAVQQCLFAGLRLNDAAQRTRVREIVEERTASIPDEDLHVLGYFEWLEGLERGIAAHHAGMLPTFKEVVEELFVRGLVKAVFATETLALGINMPARSVVLEKLVKWNGEQHVDITPGEYTQLTGRAGRRGIDVEGHAVVLWQRGMDPGALAGLAGTRTYPLRSSFRPSYNMAVNLVSQFGRHRSRELLETSFAQFQADRAVVGISRKVQRNEEGLAGYREAMTCHLGDFDEYARLRRELKDRENELARQGAVQRRAAAADALEKLRPGDVIHVPTGKFAGLALVLDPGVPAGRSHGDRGWDHHDGPRPLVLTAGRQVKRLASVDFPVPVEPLERMRIPKSFNPRSPQSRRDLASALRTRAGHHEPTRGRRRQRSEAADDAEIARLRKAIRAHPCHGCDEREAHARWAERYHRLRRDTRQLERRIEGRTNTIARTFDRVYALLSDLGYLRGDEVTEDGRRLARLYGELDLLASECLREGVWEGLSPTELAACASALVYEARSADDALPPTLPGGGAKHALGEMVRIWGRLDALEEEHRINQAEGVGQREPDLGFAWAAYRWAEGDGLDAVLREAEMPAGDFVRWCKQLVDVLGQIAAAAPEGGTVARNARKASEKVLRGVVAYSSVG, encoded by the coding sequence ATGACCGAGGACATGTCCCCTGCGGAGCGCTACGCGGCCGCCCGGCTCCGGGCCGCCGAGGAAGCAAGCGCTCTGACACCCTTCCGCGAGATGTACGACTTCGAGCTGGACGCGTTCCAGATCGAGGCGTGCAAGGCACTGGAGGCCGGGAAGGGCGTGCTGGTCGCCGCGCCCACCGGCTCCGGCAAGACGATCGTGGGCGAGTTCGCCGTCCACCTGGCCCTGGAACAGGGCCGCAAGTGTTTCTACACCACTCCCATCAAGGCGCTGTCCAACCAGAAGTACAACGACCTGGTCAAGCGCTACGGTGCGGAGCGGGTCGGCCTGCTGACCGGCGACAACAGCATCAACTCCGGTGCGCCGGTGGTCGTGATGACCACCGAGGTGCTGCGGAACATGCTCTACGCCGGCTCCCAGGCGCTGGACGGCCTCGGCTACGTGGTGATGGACGAGGTCCACTACCTCTCCGACCGCTTCCGCGGCGCCGTCTGGGAGGAGGTCATCATCCACCTCCCCGACTCGGTGACCCTGGTGTCGCTCTCCGCGACCGTCTCCAACGCCGAGGAGTTCGGCGACTGGCTGGACACCGTCCGCGGTGACACCGAGGTGATCGTCTCCGAGCACCGGCCCGTGCCGCTGTGGCAGCACGTGCTGGCCGGGCGCCGGATGTACGACCTCTTCGAGGAGAAGGGCGGGCGGCGCGAGGTCAACCCCGACCTGGTGCGCATGGCGCAGCTGGAGAACAGTCGGCTGCCCGGCTTCCGCGACCGCCGCCGCGGCAAGCCGATGCGCGAGGCCGACCGCGAGCGGGAGCGACGCCGGCGCAGCCGGATCTGGACGCCCAGCCGTCCCGAGGTGATCGCCCAGTTGGACTCCCAGGGCCTGCTGCCCGCCATCACCTTCATCTTCAGCCGTGCCGGCTGTGAGGCGGCCGTCCAGCAGTGCCTGTTCGCCGGGCTCCGCCTCAACGACGCGGCGCAGCGGACGCGGGTGCGCGAGATCGTGGAGGAGCGCACCGCCTCCATCCCCGACGAGGACCTCCACGTGCTGGGCTACTTCGAGTGGCTGGAGGGGCTGGAGAGGGGCATCGCCGCCCACCACGCGGGCATGTTGCCCACCTTCAAGGAGGTCGTGGAGGAGCTGTTCGTCCGCGGCCTGGTCAAGGCCGTCTTCGCCACCGAGACCCTGGCGCTGGGCATCAACATGCCCGCCCGCTCGGTGGTGCTGGAGAAGCTCGTCAAGTGGAACGGCGAGCAGCACGTCGACATCACCCCCGGCGAGTACACCCAGCTCACCGGGCGCGCCGGGCGGCGCGGCATCGACGTCGAGGGCCACGCGGTGGTGCTGTGGCAGCGCGGCATGGACCCGGGTGCCCTGGCCGGGCTGGCCGGTACCCGCACCTACCCGCTGCGCTCCTCCTTCCGGCCCTCGTACAACATGGCCGTCAACCTGGTCTCGCAGTTCGGGCGGCACCGCTCGCGTGAACTGTTGGAGACCTCCTTCGCCCAGTTCCAGGCCGACCGCGCGGTCGTCGGCATCTCCCGGAAGGTGCAGCGCAACGAGGAGGGCCTGGCCGGCTACCGCGAGGCCATGACCTGCCACCTGGGCGACTTCGACGAGTACGCGAGGCTGCGGCGGGAGCTGAAGGACCGGGAGAACGAGCTCGCCCGGCAGGGCGCCGTCCAGCGCCGCGCGGCGGCCGCCGACGCCCTGGAGAAGCTCCGGCCCGGTGACGTGATCCACGTCCCCACCGGCAAGTTCGCCGGACTGGCACTGGTGCTGGACCCGGGGGTCCCCGCCGGGCGCAGCCACGGCGACCGCGGCTGGGACCACCACGACGGACCGCGCCCGCTGGTGCTGACCGCCGGACGTCAGGTCAAGCGACTGGCCTCGGTGGACTTCCCCGTGCCGGTCGAGCCGCTGGAGCGCATGCGGATCCCCAAGTCCTTCAATCCGCGCAGCCCGCAGTCCCGTCGTGACCTGGCCTCCGCGCTGCGCACCAGGGCCGGGCACCACGAGCCGACCCGCGGCCGCCGCAGGCAGCGTTCGGAGGCGGCCGACGACGCCGAGATCGCACGGCTGCGCAAGGCGATCCGCGCCCACCCCTGTCACGGGTGCGACGAACGCGAGGCCCACGCCCGCTGGGCCGAGCGCTACCACCGCCTCAGGCGCGACACCCGGCAGTTGGAGCGCCGCATCGAGGGCCGCACCAACACCATCGCCCGCACCTTCGACCGGGTCTACGCCCTCCTGTCGGACCTGGGCTACCTGCGTGGCGACGAGGTGACCGAGGACGGTCGGCGGCTGGCCCGGCTCTACGGAGAACTGGACCTGCTGGCGAGCGAGTGCCTGCGCGAGGGCGTCTGGGAGGGGCTGTCCCCGACGGAGCTGGCCGCCTGTGCCTCGGCCCTGGTCTACGAGGCCCGCTCCGCCGACGACGCGCTGCCGCCCACCCTGCCCGGGGGCGGGGCCAAGCACGCCCTGGGCGAGATGGTCCGCATCTGGGGCCGGCTGGACGCCCTGGAGGAGGAGCACCGCATCAACCAGGCCGAGGGTGTGGGCCAGCGCGAGCCGGACCTCGGCTTCGCCTGGGCCGCCTACCGCTGGGCGGAGGGCGACGGCCTGGACGCGGTGCTGCGGGAGGCCGAGATGCCCGCCGGTGACTTCGTGCGCTGGTGCAAGCAACTCGTCGACGTGCTCGGCCAGATCGCCGCGGCCGCCCCCGAGGGCGGCACGGTGGCGCGCAACGCCCGCAAGGCGTCCGAGAAGGTGCTGCGCGGCGTGGTGGCCTACAGCTCCGTCGGCTGA
- a CDS encoding diacylglycerol kinase, translated as MTAEITLFVNPAAGNGRGRDAAQPAARALRAAGFSVRTVVGTDADDALARARAAVRGGTGALVAVGGDGMVSLALQAVAGTDTPLGVVAVGTGNDIARALGLPVRAPARAGRIIAEALKGGRGRVVDLGRVDGRWFGSVLASGFDSRVNDRANRMRRPVGRLRYDLAMLAELAALRPVPYRITLDDGPALEIEAILVAVGNGPSYGGGMRICGDAELDDGLLDVTVVGECSRTTLVRVFPRVYRGSHLAHPAVTAHRAAKVTLEAPGVTGYADGEPVGPLPVTVEAVADAVRVLVPASALAVP; from the coding sequence GTGACCGCCGAGATCACCCTGTTCGTCAACCCCGCCGCGGGCAACGGCCGCGGACGTGACGCGGCGCAGCCCGCCGCGCGGGCCCTGCGCGCGGCGGGCTTCTCCGTGCGCACGGTCGTCGGCACCGACGCCGACGACGCGCTCGCCCGGGCCCGCGCGGCCGTCCGCGGCGGCACCGGGGCGCTGGTCGCCGTCGGCGGGGACGGCATGGTCTCCCTCGCCCTCCAGGCGGTGGCCGGCACCGACACCCCGCTCGGCGTCGTCGCGGTCGGCACCGGCAACGACATCGCCCGTGCCCTGGGCCTGCCCGTCCGCGCCCCGGCCCGGGCCGGGCGGATCATCGCCGAGGCCCTCAAGGGAGGCCGGGGGCGGGTCGTCGATCTCGGCCGGGTCGACGGACGCTGGTTCGGCAGCGTGCTGGCCTCCGGCTTCGACTCCCGCGTCAACGACCGGGCCAACCGCATGCGCCGGCCCGTCGGGCGCCTCCGCTACGACCTGGCGATGCTCGCCGAACTGGCCGCGCTGCGTCCGGTCCCCTACCGCATCACCCTCGACGACGGGCCCGCGCTGGAGATCGAGGCCATCCTCGTCGCGGTCGGCAACGGCCCCTCCTACGGCGGGGGGATGCGGATCTGCGGCGACGCCGAGCTGGACGACGGCCTGCTGGACGTCACGGTGGTGGGGGAGTGTTCCCGCACCACCCTGGTGCGGGTCTTCCCCCGCGTCTACCGCGGTTCCCACCTCGCCCACCCCGCGGTCACCGCCCACCGGGCCGCGAAGGTCACCCTGGAGGCCCCCGGCGTGACCGGCTACGCCGACGGTGAGCCGGTGGGGCCGCTGCCGGTGACCGTCGAGGCGGTGGCCGACGCGGTGCGGGTCCTCGTTCCCGCGTCCGCACTCGCCGTCCCGTAG
- the tatC gene encoding twin-arginine translocase subunit TatC gives MLKSARKQGKPQKDPEGRMPLAEHLRELRNRLMKSVLAVLAVTIVGLVYYKQIADFLTEPLRDSVGCTEGFGRAAEDGEACAEITLNGLIAPFTVMLKVGLTTGVVLTCPVWLYQLWAFLAPGLHSHEKKYARSFVAAGVPLFLAGAYLAYIVLPTMASTLIEFTPEGTGNLVPLDDFLDIITRMVIVFGLAFELPLVLVMLNLGGVVTGRKLLGWWRGMVVSIAVFAAVATPSGEPLTMGALAAPIVLLYFLAVGICLLNDRRRKRKDPYAGLSDDEAAPLDHAPETVGAVESVEAPAALPDGTAADGGPTRRNGYDDAT, from the coding sequence TTGCTCAAGTCCGCCCGCAAACAGGGGAAGCCGCAGAAGGACCCCGAGGGGCGCATGCCGCTCGCGGAGCACCTGCGGGAGCTGCGCAACCGCCTGATGAAGTCGGTGCTGGCCGTCTTGGCCGTCACCATCGTCGGGCTGGTCTACTACAAGCAGATCGCCGACTTCCTCACCGAGCCCCTCCGCGACTCCGTCGGCTGTACCGAGGGCTTCGGCCGCGCGGCCGAGGACGGCGAGGCCTGCGCCGAGATCACCCTCAACGGTCTGATCGCTCCCTTCACCGTCATGCTCAAGGTGGGGCTCACCACCGGGGTGGTGCTCACCTGCCCGGTCTGGCTCTACCAGTTGTGGGCCTTCCTCGCCCCCGGACTGCACAGCCACGAGAAGAAGTACGCGCGGTCCTTCGTCGCGGCCGGTGTACCCCTCTTCCTCGCCGGTGCCTACCTGGCGTACATCGTCCTGCCGACGATGGCCTCGACCCTGATCGAGTTCACCCCCGAGGGCACCGGCAACCTCGTCCCGCTGGACGACTTCCTCGACATCATCACGCGGATGGTGATCGTCTTCGGGCTGGCCTTCGAGCTGCCCCTGGTGCTGGTGATGCTGAACCTCGGCGGTGTCGTCACCGGCCGCAAGCTGCTCGGCTGGTGGCGGGGGATGGTGGTGTCCATCGCCGTGTTCGCCGCCGTGGCCACCCCCAGCGGCGAGCCGTTGACCATGGGGGCCCTGGCCGCACCGATCGTCCTGCTGTACTTCCTGGCCGTCGGGATCTGTCTGCTCAACGACCGCCGGCGCAAGCGCAAGGACCCGTACGCGGGGCTGAGCGACGACGAGGCGGCCCCGCTCGACCACGCGCCGGAGACGGTCGGCGCGGTCGAGTCCGTCGAGGCTCCCGCCGCGCTGCCCGACGGCACCGCCGCCGACGGCGGCCCGACCCGACGGAACGGTTACGACGACGCCACCTGA
- the tatA gene encoding Sec-independent protein translocase subunit TatA: MIGNLRPMEIVLILLVILLLFGAKKLPDMARSLGKSARILKSEAKAMKKESENESAQQDASAQQTAAPKTIQAAPGDVTSSRPVSEPNQQTAKN; encoded by the coding sequence ATGATCGGCAATCTGAGGCCCATGGAGATCGTACTGATCCTCCTCGTCATCCTGCTGCTGTTCGGCGCCAAGAAGCTCCCGGACATGGCCCGTTCGCTCGGCAAGTCGGCCCGCATCCTCAAGAGCGAGGCCAAGGCCATGAAGAAGGAGAGCGAGAACGAGTCGGCCCAGCAGGACGCCTCGGCCCAGCAGACGGCCGCGCCCAAGACCATCCAGGCCGCTCCCGGTGACGTGACCAGCTCCCGTCCGGTGAGCGAGCCCAACCAGCAGACGGCCAAGAACTGA